One Pangasianodon hypophthalmus isolate fPanHyp1 chromosome 7, fPanHyp1.pri, whole genome shotgun sequence genomic window, atatatatatatatatatatataaatatatatatatatatatatatatatatatatatatatatatatatatataatatatatatatatatatatatatatatatatatatatatattattgcaATAAATTGTGAATTGAAAACACCATCACTTCTGTTATTCTATCACATTAACGTATaccacatatacagtattaaatatcaaatggagcacttttatttaaaaagtaatataaGCCGGGGCTTCCGAGTGCACCACAGAAAAGCATTCCGGAAATCATGAGTTGGGAATGAGCCCATGGCTGCGagttcaagagagcaaaaccgctcatgctttctgggtgggaggggcatactctctcccccccctgtcaatcacagtgacagtagccagtcgtgggcatctgtgagctcatgtatgtggaagagggcggatagcgctgtCCTCCAGGTgtcgctgccctgtgatgcagcatgagcagcagttctaaaaagatgcagttggctggcttcacgtatCTCAGCgaaagcacatgttagccttcaccctccgtggttggtagctgttgtgtgacaGAGGAGAGATGGTGTGTGGGTGGATGGGAATTTACCAAGACCAGATAAGGGagaaaatgtaaagtaataTGGAATCAGTAGCTAAACAGATTCCTTGTTCAGCCAATCGAGAGGAACACAAGTATAGACATTCTTTATCCAACtttcttgtcttttctcttcaaaCAGAGGAGAATGAGGTTCGCACCATGGTGGACCCCAACTCCAAGAACAACAGCAAACTGCAGGAGCTGATGAAGGTGAGGCTGAGGAGCAACTGTAAAGGTTCTCAGTCCTGAAGGTCATCGAGCATCACTGTTTAATGATGATGTCTCACTCAGGTGCTTATCGACTGGATCAATGACGTGCTGGTCGGTGAGAGGATCATCGTGAAGGACCTGGCAGAGGATCTGTATGATGGACAAGTTCTGCAGAAGCTCTTTGGTGAGGATCCTTAGCACCTTAGAAGTGGACCACTGCGGTGGCGATCAGTTCATGTCCTTCAGATTAAAGGAGCGGTTTGTAAATTTCAAGCCCTCTGCAGGCTGCCTCGTGAAGTACAGTTGTAATGAAACACTGACGAGCTTTCCTCTCACAACCGAACACCGTGACGACTTCTTCATGAGCCTATTAGCAGAAAAGGGAAGAGCTGACCAGAATTTCACGACcagaaaatataaacagaagaaATTAGCCAAGTGTGTTGTATGACACTATTGCAAGTCATGtctttttcttatatattttttaaaagataagaTAATTACAGGTCTGGAAACATCTTTAAACATTGCATACTGCATCTTTAAACCTAAATGGACCTCGTACACTAGATGTCCTTGTGTTTTCTGTGCTCAAACACACCCCGATCTAGACATCGAGTCattatgaagcttttaatgagTGGCTcaattgtgtttaaaaaagtaagagaagaaacacacacaatgtgtgtgtcctgctgcGTTTGTTTTCCATTCATTTGTAAATTCAGTCATCCCAAATGtgattaacaaaataaacaaaaaaaataatatatgtttaatatgttaaCATGGAATTGTAATaacgttttgtttttgttttctttgaataaatctactttaattaaatattagatttCTCACATGTTggtagtatagtataatgttaagctaattaaccacaaagagaTTTtttcaagggtgccaataattcttcACAATCGCTTTCCCCCCCACCCCACTTTCTCAtatccatctctgtctgtcctcctcGTTCTTCGCCTTGTGTATCTCATCCTCCAGAGAAGCTGGAGGGAGAGAAGCTGAACGTGGCGGAGGTAACCCAGTCAGAGATCGCTCAGAAGCAGAAACTCCAGACGGTCCTCGAGCGCATCAACGAGGTTCTGAAAGTCTCCCCCAGAAGCACCAAATGGAACGTCGACTGTAagcttggaaatggaaatgttctGCACAAACCTGAAGATGATCGCTGTAGTACAGTGTGCTCAGAGCTAGCATACTGTGAGTGAGCTACTTAACTCTCTTACCTTCTCTGTTCCTGTATTAGCTGTTCATGCTAAGAGCATGGTGGCCATCCTGCACCTGCTGGTGGCGCTGTCTCAACACTTCAGAGCTCCAATCCGCCTCCCCGAGCACGTCTCCATCCAGGTGGTGGTGGTTCAGGTACGGAACCTCAAGTCAGTGTGGACTATTTCACCCTTTTTGATGTCCATTTCAGCTTGTATTGCACTGTACTTCACCAAATCTAAGCCTTTTATtgaccatttatggaaggagtctccagtgtcagcgtatCCAATTTCTCGGTAGCACAAcaagcaagaaaacaaaaaagaaaaaagagatgctggttagagaactgtttattgctgctataacataagcgataacaggaactaacttgtttaccAGACTTTCCAcgacattaaacgtaactataaagtgataaaatgtaacgtgtcattctgtaataaataaaaattattagtgTTGGTAATTGCTGTAGTTTaggagaaacaagttagttcctgttatcgcttacgttatagcagctataaacagttctgtgttgtaatattgtgtattataacagcatgtcctttTGTGTTATATTCCTTACTATAAATAGTATCTAATCTAATAgctgcaataaaaataatagacaaGGTCTTCGGTAGATGAGATGAATGGTTGATGAATTAATCCATAAATACAGCAACAAGCCTTAtctgaaataatcaaaacaCTTTTTGCAATGGCACAAAGAAAAGCAACACGTTGTGTAGCAGAAACCCAAAAGCTCTGAGGGTCTACGCAAAATAAACATAGCTGTAAACCAGTGTGAAAAGAAGCAATGGCTTCGTGTGTGTTGGAGAAAACACTTGTGGCTGTGTGATGGAGCGAGAGAGTTAGctgggtgggaactggccaCGATTAATTTGTGAGAAAATTGGATGGGGAGTAAGATTGCCGTACAAGAAGGTGTTAAGATGTAGTACAAAATCTTAAAcctattagttttttatttatttttatttatttatttagttttacatTTTGTCCAGATTAAATACTTAAACGGTCCAAGTGGCTGTGTTTCAAACTGGACACTGTGCACTATATTACTAAACTATACGCTGTCTGTGCTACATTATAGACTATTTATTATATGTAGCCTGTTTTTAATCAAACACTAATAGTCTGcatgtcacatcacatcacatcgtCGAATCACACCACAAGAACAGCTgcttgtattttaaaaatacaacatgTCCACTCTAAACATTTTACTTCTCATTTGTGTCTCTAGTTAGAGATCTGAAATCCGTGTCCTTTCACAGCTCCGCCCCTTCGAGCAGGATGTGACCTCTGGGTGCAAAAACTGCCCAATgttacacacttctacacacttcatTTCTCATCAGTTGTTGGAAATTATCTATACATTGATAACGCACTTCGGTAAACGAACACAATACTGTGTACAATACGACAAGTTTGAGACTGTTGATTCTAGAGTGTTCTATAACTTCAGTCTGTTTATTATTCGTTTTTACTTCTGCGTGAGTGACTGTGTGTCGGTCAGAGGGTGAGATATTTATGAGATGGTCCAGATGTTTCCTGCCTAACCTCAGTGTTTCTTTCAGTAATgagggtgtgtgggtgtgtttgtgtgtttttcctggCTATCAGAAACGGGAGGGAATCTTGCAGTCTCGTCAGGTTCAAGAGGAAATCACAGGCAACACTGAGTGAGTCTTTCAGCTTCTCTCCGTTTGTGTTAGTCGCTCATGTACAGTTTAATGCCATCTAAatccctgagtgtgtgtgtgtgtgggtgggtgttgGGACAAGTTTATACACACACCAATCAATATACTGTGAATGAAAGACTAAATTATGACTGATGAGTCAGTTACGCagcacacactcagtcacattacattaaataaggaataaaacactcgggtttgcgccgttataggaaaacaatcaacaacggGGCGGTGTGATGCGGCGCAACACACAGTGGAGTTGCTGTTACCACTCcacaagttgattattttccaataacagaacatctttgtgttttttattcctcttataccacagcagtttgtgttaaagaatgacatattatgctttttatccatttagagttacatttaatgttcattcaAATGGAATGCCAGTGAAAgacattattttctgttttcatttgtattatagcagctgtaaatatTCGTTCCCTCACTgggctctcttttttctctatactgaagttaacaagacagaaatgcagcttctcatgttaccATTAgcctttttgtgattttttttttttttttttttccctttctttcgcTTTCCTACAGGGCATTATCTGGCAGACACGGTATGTTTCACATGAacttattaatttcattaatttcagtAATTTTTGAATTGTTAAATTTCTGTGAGTACATCGAGTGGCACGATACCGTGATACCGATACTGAAATCTTGAGTATCAGTTGATATAATTTCCCatctaatattatttaaaaaaaaaaaaaaaaactactaagctttaaagtgtttcttttttaactgaagcacttcacaggtaaactctttcacacaaaaatcacttacttTACAGTATAGATATAAAGAAactaggattgattttattatatgtaaacatttccagttccaaaaaataaatttcttttccaattccaatctttgacatttgttacaggatccgatATCCGATCCATCGTTTGATACTGAACATCGGATCGGTGCCATCTCtatatatttcttaaataaattgtgctttctgtctctccgcAGAGCGTGACGCATTCGACACCTTGTTCGATCACGCACCTGACAAACTGAGCGTGGTGAAGAAGGTAAAGCATCACAGACGTGCCTTTTGCAAACCCAGAAACGGATACTGATTTAACTGAAACTGTGCTGATCTCTGTGCTGATCTCTGTGCTGATCTCTGTGCTGATCTCTGTGCTGATCTCTGTGCAGACACTCATCACTTTCGTCAACAAACACCTGAACAAGCTGAACCTGGAGGTGGCCGAGCTGGACACACAGGTACTGAGCTCAGACTACGCATACGTCTTCACACACAGGGCCCGCAGTGTCA contains:
- the parvaa gene encoding parvin, alpha a, giving the protein MMASSPQKSPTSPTPLSPSSRKKDETFLGKLGGTLVRRKKAKEVSELQEEGMNAINLPLSPTPYELHPEDTMLEENEVRTMVDPNSKNNSKLQELMKVLIDWINDVLVGERIIVKDLAEDLYDGQVLQKLFEKLEGEKLNVAEVTQSEIAQKQKLQTVLERINEVLKVSPRSTKWNVDSVHAKSMVAILHLLVALSQHFRAPIRLPEHVSIQVVVVQKREGILQSRQVQEEITGNTEALSGRHERDAFDTLFDHAPDKLSVVKKTLITFVNKHLNKLNLEVAELDTQFADGVYLVLLMGLLEGYFVPLYNFFLTPENFEQKVHNVSLAFELMQDGGLERPKPRTEDIVNCDLKSTLRVLYNLFTRYRHVE